In Euphorbia lathyris chromosome 9, ddEupLath1.1, whole genome shotgun sequence, the following are encoded in one genomic region:
- the LOC136207117 gene encoding protein CANDIDATE G-PROTEIN COUPLED RECEPTOR 2, with protein sequence MQPNRRVASLSSLSLPLSQEPNSTLTEGGFHGSGSFNWLFECHGFLHNVILILASLAFISYLAFQAKKSVTKLSHGRSYIMIAYYGTLWLVSLLNLAWCCFQAWECTPGKELTWNILSLFTTSGMLFLEVSLIAFLLQGNYASGLEALTRTFAVSAIIVGLDILLKAIYMFGLGIPLFIDSKEEPQKTKWNLWVIHRLVLTAVYGFILFMYHSKWRERLPARPAFYKYIVIMCILNALALFACAFTGNGAGFGFWLYGTTIVCYHSFYLPLLYVTFLADFFQEEDLHLENVYYSEMKDAGFFDADWE encoded by the exons ATGCAACCTAACCGCCGAGTAGCGTCTTTATCGTCGCTTTCACTACCTCTATCGCAAGAACCTAATTCTACTCTGACAGAGGGAGGCTTTCACGGGTCCGGATCGTTTAATTGGCTGTTTGAGTGTCACGGGTTCTTGCATAATGTGATTCTCATTCTGGCTTCTCTTGCGTTTATATCGTACTTGGCTTTTCAGGCTAAGAAGAGCGTTACTAAGTTGTCTCATGGAAGATCGTATATAATGATCGCTTATTATGGGACTCTTTGGCTTGTTAGTTTGCTCAATCTTGCTTGGTGCTGCTTTCAG GCATGGGAATGCACTCCTGGAAAAGAACTGACGTGGAATATATTATCTTTGTTTACCACATCTGGAATGCTATTTCTGGAAGTAAGCTTGATTGCCTTTTTACTCCAAGGCAATTATGCAAGTGGATTGGAAGCTTTGACACGGACATTTGCTGTCTCAGCAATCATTGTGGGTTTGGATATACTGCTAAAG GCAATTTATATGTTTGGACTTGGGATCCCTTTGTTCATTGATAGCAAAGAAGAACCACAAAAAACGAAGTGGAACTTGTGGGTTATCCACAGGCTAGTACTAACTGCAGTTTATGGCTTCATATTATTCATGTACCATTCCAAATGGAGGGAAAGGTTACCCG CAAGGCCTGCATTCTACAAGTACATTGTTATTATGTGCATCTTGAATGCACTAGCTCTATTCGCATGTGCCTTTACCGGCAATGGGGCTGGTTTTGGTTTCTG GTTATACGGCACCACAATCGTTTGCTACCATAGCTTCTACCTGCCTCTTTTATACGTAACATTTTTAGCAGACTTTTTCCAG GAGGAAGATTTGCATCTGGAGAACGTATACTATTCGGAGATGAAAGATGCTGGTTTCTTTGATGCTGATTGGGAGTGA
- the LOC136206670 gene encoding acyl carrier protein 1, chloroplastic-like, translating into MAAAAGSSVSMQSRPRVAAARLSSLNSISLGSQRSFLSFRVRPFSARLQISCAAKPETVDKVCQIVKKQLALAPETAISGESKFAALGADSLDTVEIVMGLEEEFGISVEEDSAQSIATVQDAADLIESLVEKKGA; encoded by the exons ATGGCAGCCGCCGCAGGTTCATCCGTCTCTATGCAGTCTCGGCCGCGCGTg GCTGCCGCCAGATTATCTAGTCTGAATTCGATTTCACTCGGTAGTCAGAGAAGCTTCCTGTCTTTTAGAGTGCGACCATTTTCAGCTCGTCTTCAGATTTCTTGCGCT GCCAAGCCAGAAACAGTAGATAAAGTGTGTCAAatagtgaagaagcagttagcaTTAGCACCAGAAACTGCCATCTCCGGAGAGTCAAAATTTGCAGCACTTGGAGCAGATTCTCTTGATACT GTTGAGATTGTGATGGGACTAGAGGAAGAATTCGGTATCAGTGTGGAAGAAGACAGTGCCCAGAGTATTGCAACAGTTCAGGATGCTGCAGATCTTATTGAATCacttgttgagaagaagggTGCTTAG